From a region of the Eriocheir sinensis breed Jianghai 21 unplaced genomic scaffold, ASM2467909v1 Scaffold290, whole genome shotgun sequence genome:
- the LOC126991498 gene encoding uncharacterized protein LOC126991498, with protein MSLYIHDLPHKPTSSIVAATHFLKMDRSLYHHHLKIFTDGSHSPFPPSTASAIYDPSTSTCRTWTLPPETDVLTAELYALHQALAYLHTTHARGKSAIYTDSLSSLHLLLSRHPTSSTALAHTIQRALLLLTSEGWEVTLQWVPSHSGIRGNSIADAAAKMALAEVNITPLPLPLSTAKCLIFRTCRASWDDTLANTLRTTSMGQYRTNSSPQPWVRKKSRVLDVALTRLRLGHTRLGAHLHRLRLVPDPHYPCAGPSRTPLSTCCCTAHATTPSECCSDTNSAPWTCPPLTCPRCWRRQASTHHDRKLSPASPAPSLGRRGS; from the coding sequence ATGTCCCTGTACATCCACGACCTCCCACATAAACCAACCTCCAGCATTGTGGCGGCCACACACTTCCTCAAGATGGACAGgtccctctaccaccaccacttgaaAATCTTTACCGATGGCTCCCACTCTCCGTTTCCACCCTCCACCGCCTCAGCCATATATGACCCCAGCACCAGCACCTGCAGGACATGGACACTACCCCCAGAGACTGACGTTCTGACGGCTGAGCTCTACGCCCTGCACCAGGCCCTCGCATACCTTCACACCACCCATGCCAGGGGCAAGTCTGCCATTTACACCGACTCCCTctcatcactccacctcctcctctcccgccacccaACATCGTCGACGGCCCTGGCCCACACCATCCAAcgagccctcctcctcctgacatccGAGGGGTGGGAGGTCACCCTGCAGTGGGTGCCCTCGCACTCCGGCATACGAGGCAACAGTATAGCAGACGCCGCCGCCAAGATGGCCCTTGCGGAGGTAAACATCACGCCGCTCCCCCTACCACTCTCCACGGCCAAATGCCTTATCTTCCGCACCTGCCGCGCCTCCTGGGATGACACGCTCGCCAACACCCTCCGCACCACATCCATGGGCCAataccgcaccaactcctccccacagccgtgggtgagAAAAAAGTCccgcgtcctagacgtggccttgacgcgcctccgcctgggccacacacgtctcggcgctcacctccaccgcctgcgcctcgtcCCCGACCCTCACTACCCctgtgcaggaccgtcgaggacaccattgagcacctgctgctgcactgcccacgccaccactcccagcgagtgttgctccgacaccaactccgcgccctggacgtgcccacctttgacctgcccacgctgctggcggcggcaggcgtccacccatcACGACAGGAAGCTGTcacccgcctcacctgcgccttccttaggaagacggggcagctga